A region from the Thiovulum sp. ES genome encodes:
- a CDS encoding Helix-turn-helix protein (PFAM: Helix-turn-helix), whose product MKDNLIKKTCKDFGITQKELAEMIGLTDRTLSKYATNEHIPKNIINHINLLVENSYYKEMFESLQTTIQKAQKIVENIRK is encoded by the coding sequence TTGAAAGATAATTTAATAAAAAAGACTTGTAAAGATTTTGGAATAACACAAAAAGAGTTAGCTGAAATGATAGGGCTAACAGATAGAACATTATCAAAGTATGCTACGAATGAACATATTCCAAAAAATATTATTAACCATATCAATCTATTAGTAGAAAATAGTTATTACAAAGAGATGTTTGAGAGTTTACAAACCACAATTCAAAAAGCCCAGAAAATAGTAGAAAATATTAGAAAATAG